Within the Indicator indicator isolate 239-I01 chromosome 1, UM_Iind_1.1, whole genome shotgun sequence genome, the region ttgtttctctctttggGAATCATTTTGCCTCAGTTGCATTGTTATTTTCTGTTAAATTGCATTAGAGCACCATTTCTCATTCAGTTCCAAAATGGGTTGGGTATAGGGCAGAAATCAACCATTGGGACTCCTAAGCACTCCTTACGACTTGTTTCTCTTCACTGCAGCACTaaatactgctgcaaaacaaagtAATGTAATACCCCCTGTCTTTCTAATTTAGCCATTTTATAAACAACATCTAAGGTACCTTTCAGGGACAGGTTGAGTTTAATGGTTAGCTGCTCAGTTTAAGGTACTCAAAAGAGGTCTTCAAGTTTACAACTTTAAGAATCCTTTTTGCATACTTACttgagtatcacagaatcacagaatgttaggggttggaaggaatctcaaaagatcatctagtccaacttccctgccatagcaggatcacctagagtagatcgcacaggaatgtatccaggcaggtttttaatatctccagagaaagagactctacaacccccctgggcagcctgttccaggatgCTAGGCTTCTACAATGAACAGAATTTCATGGAGCCACTTAGAGTTCTGGAAATCCTCAGCTAGTTCTTCTAGCCACTCCTGTAGCAGTACAAATAAATGCATGTCCTAtaagtgtgtccagttctggacttccCACTGCAAGAAGACTATGAAGACAAGTTCCTTCCATGCTAAATAATTCTCTGGTTATAGATTATGTTTTACGAGGATGGAgttctatttttaaattacctttttttccttcatttttgtaTTAGTAAAAATCAGCCTGAAGAGGCAACTGCATATCTAAACAGGTTATAGAGCAGTAAGAATGTGCTTGTCACTGTGTAATAAAGTATCATATTCCCCTATCCTCTCCTGATAGGGATCTCTCTATATATTTGAATAATGTAAATATGTCTGTCAGTTTCTTAATGCTTGGCTTCTTGGAGGGCTGCTAACAAGTGTCCCTGTAGGTTTGGTGACATGGTCACCTGCTGTTAGTGGTCTTTAATGTGTTCAGAAAATACCAGCTCAGCACCTGTCTGTAAGAAATacaacattaaaataaataacccAATGCCTGTTTTGCATTCCATAAGACTACACACTCTCTTCCTATAACATGAGCATTATTTCATGGTGTTAAGTAGATAAGTAATCTTGCAAGTAACTTTTCTGGTAGATGTAGTATTGAGACACTCCTGATAACTATTTTCTGacttgtttttttggtttaggcatcatgttctgtttttttttgctaatgATGTCTGCTTTAAATAGGttctattttttgttgttgaattTCAGGTTCCTGGGGTGTGGGGAATAAATAAATTAGAATTTGAACCAAGTGAAGATGAGTGCAAAAAACACACAAGGCAATTAGAAATGTTAATTACTGTCTTGTGAAAGGTAACTAAACTGTTCTTATAAAATCCGTCTCTAACAACATTTTGAATGCTTCCCAGAATCACAGGTAGTTTGTTGCTGCATGGTTTTAGTTTTGAGAGGTAAAAGCAAAAGTGTCACTTGTGTTCTTTTATCCTTTCCTCCAGTTCATGTGTTTTTGTGAAAACCATAAAATAAAGAATTTGTATGTACATGCTTCTAGCTCTGTTTGGAAAAAACAATGCAATTTTTCCTGAGAGCTTTTGTGAAAGGGGAAATGGGAAGGACTCTTTTACAAGATTAGTATACTAAATAGGAAGCATTAGTGTTTCAAacagtttatttgttttgtcatTTGCAGCAGGGACAACACCAGCAGCATATTGCTTTGCAAGGGTTTCTTTTTTGATACTTGACTGCAAGCTCAAATGTTTCATTAGAAGCTTGAATATATTCTTGAGTGCTGTTCATACAGATTTCAATGTTGTTGATCATCTCCCCTTGTTCTTCTGCCAGAACTGAGATCTGGATGAAAAGTTCCTGTAGGTCTTTCATCTGGTTCTCCAAATTGACTAGTTCTTTGTGTCTCTGTTCGATCTCTGAAAGCTGAGCTTTAGTAATTTTTACTTCAGTGAGTAGATTTTCATTGAAAATTTCCCATTTTCCTTGTTGGAGCATGTGGTTTTCTTCCTCAGATAACTCTTTACCAGCTACTTCAAGCTGGTGGGTGATAAACATTCTACATTTCTCTTGCTTAGCTGCTATAGCATCATTGTACGAGAGCATAGCATTTAGATAACGCAGGGACAAGAAAGCATGCTGGGAAGCTAGAATTCTTACTGTGGCACATGATGGCCCATGTtcattttcagcctttttttgctgtttttgaCAAGTCATCCAAACAGTTCTGTATGTGCTCTGCttgaatttttatttctcttgttaTGTTAGATTCCTTTTTAAGAATGCTGAACCTTCCTATTGAAGATATaaggcttt harbors:
- the STX19 gene encoding LOW QUALITY PROTEIN: syntaxin-19 (The sequence of the model RefSeq protein was modified relative to this genomic sequence to represent the inferred CDS: deleted 1 base in 1 codon); translation: MRDRLQELKLKAKKLQIDGENNSATVQEEEQEKFEQQAIIYEKEPTTERHLHEIQKLQNEINNLVEEVHKFSQQQKSLISSIGRFSILKKESNITREIKIQAEHIQNCLDDLSKTAKKAENEHGPSCATVRILASQHAFLSLRYLNAMLSYNDAIAAKQEKCRMFITHQLEVAGKELSEEENHMLQQGKWEIFNENLLTEVKITKAQLSEIEQRHKELVNLENQMKDLQELFIQISVLAEEQGEMINNIEICMNSTQEYIQASNETFELAVKYQKRNPCKAICCWCCPCCK